A window of Aeromicrobium sp. Root236 contains these coding sequences:
- a CDS encoding TetR/AcrR family transcriptional regulator — MTRLTRSQVQDRNRETVLEVARGAFLRDGYVATSLASVAKEAGFTTGIVYSSFGSKADLALSVLERLQAEQIGALGERVGEASGDVLDRVRQWAAEAMSSGWVRLELELLLDTMNDPRLAAAQTRRQTASIQQAVAVVRSLLPSGSMDDEMVEVLAEAAVDYAIGLAMRQSVNPDATPDRFLRLVEPLVAAITPQG, encoded by the coding sequence ATGACGCGGCTCACCCGATCCCAGGTGCAGGACCGCAATCGCGAGACGGTGCTCGAGGTCGCCCGTGGCGCGTTCCTCCGTGACGGCTACGTCGCGACGTCACTGGCGTCGGTCGCCAAGGAGGCCGGCTTCACCACCGGCATCGTCTACTCCAGCTTCGGCAGCAAGGCCGACCTTGCACTGAGCGTCCTCGAGCGCCTGCAGGCGGAGCAGATCGGCGCCTTGGGCGAGCGCGTCGGCGAGGCGTCCGGCGACGTCCTCGACCGCGTACGACAGTGGGCTGCCGAGGCGATGTCGTCTGGATGGGTCCGGCTCGAGCTCGAGCTGCTGCTCGACACCATGAACGACCCTCGACTGGCCGCTGCGCAGACCAGGCGCCAGACGGCGTCGATCCAGCAGGCCGTCGCGGTCGTACGCTCGCTCCTGCCGTCCGGCTCGATGGACGACGAGATGGTCGAGGTGCTCGCCGAGGCCGCGGTCGACTATGCGATCGGGCTCGCGATGCGGCAGTCGGTCAACCCCGACGCGACGCCGGACCGCTTCCTGCGGCTCGTCGAGCCCCTGGTCGCGGCGATCACGCCTCAGGGGTAG
- a CDS encoding response regulator transcription factor: protein MASTLTRADGTPLRVLVVDDEINIAELLQMALRYEGWDIQMAHTGRKAVAAAKEFIPDAIVLDMMLPDYDGMEVLRKVRAQSPEIPVLFLTARDSVEDRVAGLTAGGDDYVTKPFSLEEVVARLRGLMRRAGAMDARPNSVITVGDLSLDEDSRDVVRDGREIELTATEFELLRFLMRNPRRVLSKAQILDRVWDYDFGGQANVVELYISYLRKKVDAGHEPMIHTKRGAGYVLKPAE, encoded by the coding sequence ATGGCTTCCACACTGACCCGCGCCGACGGGACCCCCCTGCGCGTCCTCGTCGTCGACGACGAGATCAACATCGCCGAGCTGCTGCAGATGGCGCTGCGCTACGAAGGCTGGGACATCCAGATGGCGCACACAGGGCGCAAGGCCGTGGCCGCCGCCAAGGAGTTCATCCCCGACGCGATCGTCCTCGACATGATGCTGCCCGACTACGACGGCATGGAGGTCCTGCGCAAGGTACGCGCCCAGTCGCCGGAGATCCCGGTGCTGTTCCTGACTGCACGCGACTCGGTCGAGGACCGCGTCGCCGGGCTGACCGCCGGCGGCGACGACTACGTCACCAAGCCCTTCAGCCTCGAGGAGGTCGTCGCCCGCCTGCGCGGGCTGATGCGGCGCGCCGGTGCGATGGACGCGCGACCCAACTCGGTCATCACGGTCGGCGACCTCAGCCTCGACGAGGACAGCCGCGACGTCGTGCGCGACGGCCGCGAGATCGAGCTGACCGCGACGGAGTTCGAGCTGCTGCGCTTTTTGATGCGCAACCCGCGCCGTGTGCTGTCGAAGGCGCAGATCCTCGACCGGGTCTGGGACTACGACTTCGGCGGCCAGGCCAATGTCGTCGAGCTCTACATCTCCTACCTGCGCAAGAAGGTCGACGCCGGGCACGAGCCGATGATCCACACCAAGCGCGGCGCCGGCTACGTCCTGAAGCCTGCAGAGTAG
- a CDS encoding cell wall metabolism sensor histidine kinase WalK, with amino-acid sequence MRKLLPSSLTGRLIVTVVALVAVASLLVAGAVTVVMSHYLTDRLDEKLKDSMGRAQHAPNLPRSDGDLGDRRPDAGRGQDVGLIIVIPGQPGSIVTASGGLPQISTAARDLLADVTPDDEAHNVDLPKYGSYRVLAQEGPDGSTYIVGLPRDDVEETIASLIWWEALLALGAIAAAAVAGRVLVRRQLRPLREVAATAHEVIAMPLSSGEIGETVRVPVELTDPATEVGQVGGALNQLLGHVEEALDARHESEQQVRQFLADASHELRTPLSTIKGYAELSRRTGRDDPDQILAKVESEAGRMSTLVEDMLLLARLDAGREVDRRPVDLTRLVVEAVNDARVVDPERQWTFDVPDEPVTVTGDEQRLHQAVTNLLTNASRHTPPKTTVDVRLQVGDNVRVEVHDDGPGIDPALVPTIFERFVRGDSSRTRASGGAGLGMSLVRAIMHAHHGTATVESTPGDTTFTLTLPRN; translated from the coding sequence GTGCGCAAGCTCCTCCCCTCCTCGCTGACCGGCCGCCTCATCGTCACGGTGGTCGCCCTGGTCGCCGTCGCGAGCCTGCTCGTCGCCGGTGCCGTGACCGTGGTCATGAGTCACTACCTCACCGATCGGCTGGACGAAAAGCTGAAGGACTCGATGGGCCGGGCCCAGCACGCGCCGAACCTGCCCCGCTCTGACGGCGATCTCGGCGACCGTCGTCCTGACGCCGGCCGTGGTCAGGATGTCGGGCTCATCATCGTGATCCCGGGCCAGCCTGGGTCGATCGTCACTGCCAGCGGCGGGCTGCCCCAGATCTCGACTGCCGCACGTGACCTGCTGGCCGATGTCACTCCCGACGACGAGGCCCACAACGTCGACCTGCCGAAGTACGGCTCGTACCGCGTCCTCGCCCAGGAGGGACCGGACGGATCGACGTACATCGTGGGTCTGCCGCGAGATGACGTCGAGGAAACCATCGCCAGCCTGATCTGGTGGGAAGCCCTGCTCGCGCTGGGAGCCATCGCCGCCGCGGCGGTCGCCGGGCGTGTGCTCGTACGCCGACAGCTCCGGCCGCTCCGCGAGGTCGCCGCCACGGCCCATGAGGTCATCGCGATGCCGCTGTCGTCGGGAGAGATCGGCGAGACCGTACGCGTACCCGTCGAGCTCACCGACCCCGCGACCGAGGTCGGCCAGGTCGGCGGCGCGCTCAACCAGCTCCTCGGCCACGTCGAGGAAGCGCTCGACGCCCGGCACGAGAGCGAGCAGCAGGTACGCCAGTTCCTCGCCGACGCGTCGCACGAGCTGCGCACTCCCCTGTCGACGATCAAGGGCTACGCCGAGCTCAGCCGGCGTACCGGTCGCGACGACCCCGACCAGATCCTCGCCAAGGTCGAGTCCGAGGCGGGCCGCATGTCAACGCTCGTCGAGGACATGCTGCTGCTGGCTCGTCTCGACGCGGGGCGCGAGGTCGACCGCAGGCCGGTGGACCTGACCCGGCTCGTCGTCGAGGCCGTCAACGACGCCCGCGTCGTCGATCCGGAGCGGCAGTGGACGTTCGACGTGCCCGACGAACCCGTCACCGTGACCGGCGACGAGCAGCGGCTCCACCAGGCCGTCACGAACCTGTTGACCAATGCCAGCCGGCACACCCCGCCGAAGACGACCGTCGACGTACGCCTGCAGGTCGGCGACAACGTGCGGGTTGAGGTGCACGACGACGGCCCCGGCATCGACCCTGCGCTCGTACCGACGATCTTCGAACGCTTCGTGCGCGGCGACTCGTCCCGCACGCGGGCCTCGGGGGGAGCCGGCCTCGGCATGTCACTCGTACGCGCGATCATGCACGCCCACCACGGCACCGCGACGGTCGAGAGCACCCCGGGCGACACGACGTTCACCCTCACCCTGCCCCGCAACTGA